One window of Pelmatolapia mariae isolate MD_Pm_ZW linkage group LG18, Pm_UMD_F_2, whole genome shotgun sequence genomic DNA carries:
- the LOC134616215 gene encoding zinc finger protein 239-like, which produces MQTREKLRTCKTCEKNFSEKSILLRHTKTHTGEKIHSCKTCEKTFSQSSDLMIHMRIHTGKRPYSCKTCGKSFNQSGHLMAHQRIHTGERPYSCTTCGKTFSQGSNLLSHMRRHTGEKPHVCKTCGERFTTSASLKIHTMSHTGERPHPCQTCGKTFTTRCNLLRHMRVHTGEKPYVCETCGERFTQSTSLKSHKTIHTGEKPYHCKACGKMFRQSHHLSLHMKTHKQQKS; this is translated from the coding sequence ATGCAAACAAGAGAGAAGCTGCGTACTTGCAAAACTTGTGAGAAAAACTTTAGTGAAAAGAGCATTTTGTTGCGTCACACAAAAACTCACACAGGAGAGAAGATTCATTCTTGCAAAACATGTGAGAAAACCTTTAGTCAAAGCAGTGATTTGATGATCCACATGAGAATCCACACCGGCAAAAGGCCATACTCTTGTAAAACATGCGGGAAGTCTTTCAATCAAAGTGGTCATTTGATGGCCCACCAGCGAATCCACACCGGCGAGAGGCCGTATTCCTGCACAACGTGTGGAAAAACTTTTAGTCAAGGTAGTAATTTGTTGAGCCACATGCGACgccacacaggagagaagccTCACGTTTGTAAGACCTGCGGGGAAAGATTTACAACGTCAGCCTCGCTTAAAATCCACACCATGAGCCACACAGGAGAGAGGCCTCATCCTTGCCAAACATGTGGGAAAACTTTCACTACACGCTGTAACCTGCTGCGCCACATGAGAGTGCACACAGGAGAGAAGCCATATGTTTGTGAGACCTGCGGGGAAAGATTTACACAGTCAACGTCACTTAAAAgccacaaaactatccacacaggagagaaaccatatcACTGTAAAGCCTGTGGGAAAATGTTCCGCCAGAGTCATCATTTGTCGTTGCACATGAAGACCCACAAACAGCAGAAGTCATAG